A section of the Jaculus jaculus isolate mJacJac1 chromosome 6, mJacJac1.mat.Y.cur, whole genome shotgun sequence genome encodes:
- the Depdc4 gene encoding LOW QUALITY PROTEIN: DEP domain-containing protein 4 (The sequence of the model RefSeq protein was modified relative to this genomic sequence to represent the inferred CDS: inserted 2 bases in 1 codon; deleted 1 base in 1 codon), producing MISNPFTQEIDDQRTEEINYTVSGNPALPENIIANKPVLQLSKEGNFWQQGNKHPAPEPGGIFKPQQLLPTSCTVPETDSWLNAAVEYLEYFPDQFIVILSQELGESTDAQTELSVQKKILFDVIVKYYDQXGDYLSTDEYVDIQLGIIELLKKNRSVKAEQLYVRCCRRVQAELRWLLAFMVIAADPDACMLQKQYDNKTVVLQTLAKAVLQNKALLKAQDEKLLVSFLLECHSELFSRISSSILLCMFIFMVFVSSKKANHFLNKLLNTYSAWCLKYNVSVNKIKRAKPQEACIEKEGDSNKIHTYIKSRMCSKTPVTLFELVYKKIKKLLHGEDPNAISGMEVNMYKVEDVKGYTCKTHQ from the exons atgatctcAAATCCTTTCACACAAGAGATTGATGATCAAAGAACTGAGGAAATTAATTATACAGTGAGTGGGAATCCAGCTCTACCTGAAAACATCATAGCTAACAAACCTGTTCTCCAGCTTTCAAAAGAAGGTAAtttctgg CAGCAGGGCAACAAGCATCCAGCACCGGAGCCTGGGGGCATCTTTAAACCACAGCAACTGCTGCCTACATCCTGTACTGTGCCAGA GACTGACAGCTGGCTGAATGCAGCAGTTGAATATCTGGAGTATTTCCCTGACCAGTTCATAGTTATCCTGAGTCAGGAGTTAGGAGAAAGCACAGATGCACAGACAGAACTGAGTGTCCAGAAGAAGATACTGTTTGACGTCATAGTAAAATATTATGACCA TGGAGATTACTTGTCAACTGATGAGTATGTTGATATTCAGTTAGGAATTATTGAACTTTTAA aaaaaaaCAGAAGCGTCAAAGCAGAGCAGCTGTATGTGAGATGCTGCCGCCGAGTGCAAGCAGAGTTGCGTTGGTTGCTTGCTTTTATGGTGATTGCAGCAGACCCTGATGCCTGTATGCTGCAAAAACAG TATGATAACAAAACAGTAGTCCTGCAAACTCTTGCCAAAGCAGTCTTGCAGAACAAAGCATTGTTGAAAGCACAGGATGAAAAACTACTGGTCTCGTTTCTCCTTGAGTGTCACTCTGAGCTCTTCTCAAGG ATTTCCTCCAGTATCTTGttgtgtatgtttatttttatggtaTTTGTATCAAGCAAAAAGGCAAATCACTTTCTTAATAAGTTACTGAATACTTACA GTGCCTGGTGCTTGAAATATAATGTAtcagtgaacaaaataaaaagagccaaGCCTCAGGAAGCGTGTATTGAAAAGGAGGGAGATAGTAACAAGATCCACACCTACATCAAGTCCAGAA TGTGTTCTAAG ACACCAGTTACCTTATTTGAGCTGGTTTATAAGAAAATTAAGAAGCTTCTACATGGAGAAGATCCAAATGCCATTTCAGGAATGG